Proteins encoded within one genomic window of Hermetia illucens chromosome 2, iHerIll2.2.curated.20191125, whole genome shotgun sequence:
- the LOC119649761 gene encoding enhancer of split M1 protein-like: MCKLTVATLLLVFLITIYASPSKTVAPDGPCDIVCLAVYDPVCGYNGKTFRTFGNGCEMDRENCDKEIKYAEVDLSLCD; this comes from the exons ATGTGTAAGCTTACAGTAGCTACTTTATTGTTAG TGTTTCTTATCACTATATATGCTTCACCTAGCAAAACTGTGGCCCCTGATGGACCATGTGATATTGTCTGTCTGGCAGTCTACGATCCTGTTTGTGGTTATAATGGCAAAACATTCAGAACTTTTGGCAATGGCTGTGAAATGGATCGGGAAAACTGTGACAAAGAAATAA aatatgcgGAGGTCGATTTAAGTTTATGTGATTAA
- the LOC119649898 gene encoding vasotab-like yields MYKLTIVALLLVSFIATFAASSKIVPPGGPCDIACLAVFDPVCGYNGKIYKSFGNDCEMNRENCDKPIKFVAVDLSLCN; encoded by the exons ATGTATAAGCTTACAATAGTTGCTTTGTTGCTGG TGTCTTTCATCGCTACATTTGCTGCATCCAGCAAAATTGTACCTCCTGGTGGTCCTTGCGATATTGCCTGCCTGGCAGTTTTCGATCCGGTCTGTGGTTACAATGGGAAAATATACAAAAGCTTCGGTAATGACTGCGAAATGAATAGGGAAAACTGTGACAAACCAATAA AATTTGTCGCGGTCGACTTGAGTTTATGTAAttaa